TGAGCAATGCTAGCTCAGAGGTTTGGACCTACAGTATAAATTGCTTCTCACCAGCAAATGAAATATGAGATCCATGATCCAACCCTCAAGCAAGGAGATCCCATTTTTTGGGTGCTGAAATTGGAATCTATTTAGAAAATAGAGAACAAAGTCAAGACGAGGGTGACCCCGTCCCACACCCCTCCATCCTGACATCCTTGGAAattgaaaaccctaaaaaaataaataatagtattttcatatatatatatatatataaataaaagaacgacatcattcattatatttcatatataaaaccTTATTCactatttgataaattaatttaataatttaaataaatttaataacttaatttaaatcaatatgtaaattaaatatatttgataaaatcacttaataatataacttaaagttaaaaataattttaagaaaaaataattaacttatttttaaatttatatttatattttacttttttttatatcataatttaccTTAATTaccttcatgattttttttactatttcatgacctttattgttatttgatatcttttaccttaattataatttataaaaataaatatattaatttgatgatttaggataaattttaagttaattaaccttaatatttaaaataaaaattaaataataaactttaatttaataatttaaatataatttaatttaaaattaacttaaatttttaagtaataaatattaaggttttatcaaacactcatgatttcatatatttatccttttattcaatAGTCTAAAGCAAGGTGTGGTGTGAGCATTAAGTTCGGGGTCTGAATAGCACTTGTATGcgtatatataatttaaatgctGTAAACATTTTAACCATGAACATAATTAAGGTGTTGTAACGGGGTAGCCTTGAGAGAGTAGGCGTTGGAATCATTTCATCTTCAAAGCAAATCGCAATTTCCCCGAAACACTATGCAGATCCACTCTGCTCTCTTCAATTCATAATTTGCGTGCTAGCTAAGTCTTTCCTCTCAAATTTACAAATCCTAAACACTCCTCCAACCAgatctagggttagggtttcagaTCTCGGCATTTTCACTCTGATCGCCCTCGTATTGATGCAATTGTATACGATTTGGCCTTCCTTTTGAAATGTCCATGAAGTCAGCGCAGTCGTCTTACCGCGATCGAACGCAAGAGTTTCTGAACGTTGCCGAGAGGCTCAAGAAGTCATTCTCTTCGGCTGCGCCGAATGCGGTGACCAGTAGTGGCGCGAAGCCCGACGGAACGCGATCTTCGCTCGCTATTCAGAAGGAATTCAAAGACAGGGCTTCGCGGATTGGATATGGGATTCATCAGACCTCGCAGAAGCTCGCCAAGCTAGCGAAATGTGAGTAATTGAATTGGCttgtattttaatttgattgttCTGACGTTATAATGATTTTAACAACATATAGCATCTGCGTTAACTGGGATGTTTTTAGGTCGAACATTGTGTTGGGTGTGAGAAACTTAGGCTGGTTTGGATGCGCGAAATCCTATTTGATTAGGAATTTTGGGTTGGTAGAATCCGGAAATTTTGGCTTTAATGTAGAATTGTTAGTATGATTTGGCGTTTGTGGAATTTGAGTTTTGGATCAATTTGTTTATGATGCAACCAAACAGTATCCCAATTTCACTTCCATTCAGCTAAAGtattctttaacatttttagcTGCTGCTTTTGAGGCTTTAAAATCAGAACATCAAACACAAGAATTCGGTAGATGAGAGTGCGTTCATAATGCAAGAATAGAGAAGAATGGGTTGATGAGTTCATTGAAGTTTTTATCAAGTTCCTTTACTCCTTTTATCGTAAGTAAACCCTAGGTAGTGAAACATGCAGGTTTCAGTTTGGtgtttttatttctcttttggtCAGTTTGGATTTGTTTGTAGATGGTTCCTGATAATCATGAAAGATATTGACTCTGTTCTCCATCTTGACAACAGGGACATAGGGAGTTTCCAAGATATAGTGTATACTGTTGTTCTTCTATTGTTAACTTCTGcattatatgtaaataatatatgataacTATTAGAGGTATCAATTTTGTTCTTCATGAATACCAATAAAGGAGGGTACTCCATGTGGAGAGGAGTTATGCCTTGTTGAGATGGAGTTTTTTTggtatcatattttcattttgcattaaaaaaattgagtggAATTTAGTTTGAAAATGTAAACAGGTGGGAGAAAATTTTGTCCTTGCTTAACAATTGCTTTCTATATTTCAGGCATGATACTTGAACGtgctaataaaaataattgaaatgtcccataaaaataattgaaaaaagtttaaaattaaaatatcaatcatAGGAATTCACTTGATGcaagttttaattgaaaattaaatttaggaactcagtattttaaacattaataatagtaataaatctTGTGGCACGCAGTGAGGTTGTTGTTGATTTGTGATTGTGCACAGAAATGCAAATCTATGCTAGTGTTTGgagaaaaaagattttgaaatatttactCTGCTGTATCACCAGTGGCAAAGAGGACATCAGTTTTTGATGATCCAACAATGGAGATCCAAGAATTGACAGCTGTTGTCAAGCAGGATATTACTGCACTAAATGCAGCTGTAGTGGACCTACAACTCCTTTGTAACTCCCAAAATGAAAGTGGCAACATCTCAAGCGACACAACCTCCCATTCAACAACAGTTGTAGATGACTTAAAAAATCGCTTGATGAGCGCGACAAAGGAGTTCAAAGATGTTCTCACCATGCGAACAGAGGTATATTGATCTTGCTGTGCACAAGGTCTTGATTTCCCGCTACTAATTCCATCCTTTGGAATGGGGTCTtgttatttaatcattattatatttatcagtTGAATTTGTTGGATAACTACAGAATTTAAAGGTTCATGAGAACAGAAGGCAGTTGTTTTCTTCAACTGCTTCAAAAGAGTCCACAAATCCTTTTGTTCGCCAGCGTCCATTGGCTGCAAAATCAACTGCTACTGCATCATCATCCCCTCCTCCTTGGGCCAATGAATCTTCATCCTCATCTCCCCTCTTTCCAAGGTAAAGATCTTTCTAATTGTTTTAGGTGACTTTTGACTATTCTAAGgatcatataaataaaaatggtcATTTTTTGTGCTTGGCTTGGGCCTCCTTTTTGATAGGTGCCTTCTAATTCAATTTtgctttgcctataaaaaattGATCATGTATTGGATCATCGTTTATATTTGGGAAAAATCCATAGGAAGTTTTCTGAAGTTGGAATAGAGGATACCAACTAGTTGGTATTAAACTAGAATTTTCTGGTTGGAAGTTTCCGTCCTCCAATATTTTGGAAACTCAAATTCTTTTGGTTACCTAACCATAAATCATTAGAGTATATGGATGCACTCAATGGGATCATGTTGATATAAATCAGATCAAGCCATTCTTTGGCTTAAATAGTCCATAAATGTACGGTGCCCCTTGAAAAAGATGGTCATCTTTAGTTTATATTTGGCAATTCTTCTAATAAATTTAGGATATAATCTCTTTTACTAATCTGCTTTTTGACAACTCTAGCTCACTCAAACAGAAACATTTGGCAACCTTTGGAGCGCTTTAATCTTTTGGATATTTGACTGAATGCAAATGCTGCTGtgtgaaaaaaatcattgtttGGAAAGTTGAAATGATTAATAACACAAGCTctatctttacctatcaaaaaactaaaataaaataaaataacacaaGCTCTATCTTTACctatcaacaaaataaataaaatataacacaAGCTCTATCTTTGCAGTGAAATCAAAAGtctatttttgaagaattttattgtttatttccTTTCAGCTTCTTGGAAATTTGACAAACTATTTCATAAAAATCCTTTTTCTACTTTATCTTTTCTGATGTATAGCTTCATGAATAACAACCAATAAGAAATTCAATAGactataagagaaaaaataaattcaatggTGTAAGTATTAATTTTTGGCTGGACGTTCCCGCATCACTCTCTAGTATATGATCCCTCTCTTCTCTATTGTTGCAGAgccaaattttgatttaaaggATTCTGAAgattttatgtttgttttccTTCCCAGGAAACAGGGAAATGTGGAATCTCAACCATTgctgcagcagcagcagcaacaacaacaGTTGGTTCCTCTGCAAGACAGTTACATGCAGAGCCGAGCTGAAGCTCTTCAAAATGTGGAGTCAACCATTCATGAGCTTAGCAACATCTTCACACAACTGGCTACTATGGTTTCACAGCAAGGAGAGCTTGCAATCAGGTTGGTTAATCAATTACTGTGTTAATATGCACATGTAGTAACAGAAAAAAACGTGTGTGGCTAGGTTGTCATTAAACACCCACAAGTATATCCACTTCAGTGTAGGTTGACTTATCCACTCCAGTGTAGGTTGACTTGCAAGGGGGTGAGTATGTCCCTTTCTCTTCTGCATATCTTGAGTTGCTATTTTAGCACCTCTTAGCAATACAATTCTtttcttacttatcaaaaataaaaaaataaaaaaaatataattgtgtAATTTGTTTTACCAAAGAGATCTTTTTCAAACCAGACATTGCAGCGTTTGGTCTTTCTGGTGGCCAATAACTGAATATCTCACTTTGGCACCGATTCCATTGCACTGAAAGAGGTAATTTCATCAAACAACCAGGCTTCTAAATCCTCACCATGTGGTGAAAGAAGAAGTCAACTACTTAGGAATCAGTACATTTGACCATAGGAGGAGGAAGATAATTGGCAACATAAGAATGGCTTAATAACTAAATTTGacattgaagaaaattatttcatatgtatcaccatttatttatttgatgaatTTAGAAGTATCAAAGTCACCTGTCACAACTAGATAATGCTTTGGCTGTCAGGATTGATGAGAACATGGAGGATACACTGGCAAACGTGGAAGGAGCACAGGGACAACTGGTCCGGTACCTTAACAGCATATCATCCAATCGATGGTTGATGATCAAGATATTCTTTGTATTGATTGTATTTCttatgattttcttattttttgtggcataagaatatttttaaaaaataggaaaataaagggAACAATAGAGCAtttccttttttactttttgcaATTGCTCCTTCATAGAAAATGGGGAATGCCCTCCAAGAAAAAAGTGTTATACTTTATCTAAGAAAAAGAGGTCAAATTTTGATGTGCCGATGCTCCTAATTAGAGAGGTTGTCATCCTATTATTGAAAAAGTGGgagccatcatcatcattatcattgGTATTATTATCATTGACAAATGAATCTGATGGTGTAAATTCTGTTTCCTGTTCAATGACATTGTTTTTGCCTCGTTTTTTCTCGGCAATATATGGAGAGTTGGACTCTGCTTGCTTATGTGCTTGTAACAGTGGATAATGATAGGATGCTTTTGTGGTCTGTTTCTATTCTTGTAATGTTCTGTGTTTGGATGATAAGAGGACCCCCTAACTGCAGATGGCCCTCTCTGAGTCCTCACCGGAAACAATAAAACTGATTGCTGGGGCTGTAATGTGGCCAAATATTTTGGTGCAGAACAATCTATCCCTCCGTCCCTCCCTCGTTCAGCCTTGATATGAGTTGGGCTTCCCCTTTGAAGCAGGTTAGTCAGATATGATGTACTGACCACTTCTTTTCAGTCCATGTAAAATGTAAGCTAGGACCTAGAGTGTCAACCTTTTTCAGTTCTAATAGGCTTGGGATATGAATTGCGAAAGTTACCAAATTGTGACTTGAAGGCTAATTTGGGATATTGGTGCTGGGGATGGATGGCAAGGTGGCCGGTTTCGGAACAGTCAGCTCATTTTGATCTCTTCCTGACCATTTGAATCCATTCCCATCCTCTCCcccccaaaaaaataataaaaaataaaggatatcttcttgttctattttttatgttataaattttattttattttataagaaatcaatttttatattgttaaaaaaggaaaataaaaaataaaataatttttacttaattatttatatatattgagtGGAGTGAGTAGGGGCAAAGTTATATCTAAATCCAAATCTGTTTcgatttaattttctttttaaatttccttCTAATCTATTTATATTCGGTTCAAGTATCTGACAAAACTTATTCCATTCTCTCATTGGTGTTGATTTGTAATTGCCATCCTAGTTGGTATTAATTTAACATTCTATTAGGTGATTTCAGCACAATCGTCTGAATTGcacttctatttttatttccacTTCTAGGCTCGAAAAACCAAAGAATGTATTAAGATTGTCTTTGTTGAACCTAAAAAGGCTTTGAACAAACACATGTTTTGACTAACCATTAGAGTTAAATCAAAATGACGCTacatttttctataataaagTCTGTTTTCctttgattgaaaaatccaaattaatttctagttatgaaaaatgaaaataaaatttatgaaacatttttttttgacctattttaaaaaatatcagtaaagcaaaattcaaaatccattCGTTGGTGCCCCACCATCTGATAAGCAGAGTAAACAAACTCATAACACATCTGCATCTACCCCTGCTCCAGTGACTCGCCAAAATACCCAAACCACCGAGCAAACCCAGTATCTACTCATTGGTACACAATCTGTTCTTCCACCATTACCAAATCTTCCCTCCTTGCATCAATCTCTTACTGTGAAGCTTGATGAGAACAACTATCTCATTTGGAAAAATCAACTACTCAAAGTCATTATTGCAAATGGATTGGAAGATTTCATCGATGGGTCTCATCTTTGTCCAACCAGATTTCTTGATTCTCAAATGCAAATCGTTAATCTAGACTTCAGTGCTTGGCATCGCTTTAATTGACTCATTATGAGCTGGATTTATGTCTCTCTGACTGAAGAGATGCTATCTCAAATTGTTGTGCTATCCAACTGCTCTGGAGATTTGGAATGCTCTCAACCAGATCTACTCTGCTATGTCCAGGGCTCGTCTGACTGAGATTCGTGTTAAGATACAAAATTTGAGGAAAGGGGGAATTGTAGGGATCCCTCCCTGGATGATACGTGGCACACATTTCTATCCGGATTAGctccatccggatttccccaagaggacacgtggtgcgcttcccctatccggactccctcaaggagaggcacacgacactcgcaaacatcacattcggacgaccgacatatcctatccggatatgtttgtccggatcgtttactaaagtaagcaagtcttactacgtcattccgacagcctgccatgACCCACGTTTCGCCACCTGCAGAgcgaaaggacaggaatgatggcaagtcacctcccacgatctctgtcagccgccctAAGGGTGATAATGGCCCTACCACCACCTAGAGGTATCATGACGAGCCAAAAAATCTCCCCACCAATAAAGAGGGAGGCAGAGCTTCTGTcactatatatatgaaccttcacacaaagaggaaggtaagcttgctatacctagtaaaaggtcaaCTGCTtaatctctctaaccatggttgacaaaaccatcggagggtgtgtccagACACCCTGTCCAGGTACCTTTTGCAGGGACGACTGAATCAGAACTCTATTTTGGTTGAAAGCGTGCGTCCATTtagcaactacgtggatcacagGGACGTGAGGCCTCAACATGAATGACTGTTatggaatatattaaaaaatcgGAGCATCTCTGCAAGACCCTAGACACCTCCCTTTCATCTTATTTTGCACCTACCACTCAATCCACCCCAAACAAGTCCAAACCTCAATGCCAAATCTGTGGAAAACTTGGCCATAAAGCCAACATTTGTTATCATAGGACAAATCTCAATTACCAACCAACCCAGCATCCTCCTAagtacttcatttttttttttcctccaaaaaTTGAGACCACTAATCCTCCAATGCTCAACATGATGTCTAGCAACATTGCAATTGCAAACTTTGTGGCTGATAATATCTGGTACTTAGACTTGAGAGCTACTCATCATTTCATACCAGATTACTCCAAGTTGACCTCAGCAACACCATTCACAAGGTCTGATCAAGTGTCAGTTGGGGATGGTAAGAAAATTTCATTAATACATAAGCTTCTTATTattcattgatgatcatacCAGGTTTCCTTGGCTTTACTTGCTTAACACCAAAGATGAGGCTTCTTCCATGTTTCTTAAATTCCAAGCTATGGTTCAAACTTAATTCAATGCTGCAATTCAATCTGTTCAATTTGATTGGGGTAATGAATACAGGTCTCTCTCCAAATTGCTTGAGTCTCAGGGTATCTTCCATAGAATTTCATGTCCAtgtaccccacaacaaaatggtagGGTAGAAAGAAAAAATCGCCATGTGGTTGAAATGAGATTGTCTCTCCTAGCTCATGTTCATATGTCTCTTAGTTACTGGCCCTTTGCTTTCCAAACTGCTTCTTACATCATCAATAGGTTGCCGACTCCAATTCTAGCTCATAAATCTCCTTACCATCTTCTCTATCACATACCACCATCTTACTCACATCTCAAAAAAATTTGGCtgcttttgttttccttttttactaCCTTTCAATGATAACAAGTTGCAATTTTGGTATTGTAAATGTGTCTTCATCGGTTATAGGTCACAACATAAAGGTTATTTATGTCTTGATCACCTCAGGCAGAATTTATATTTCTAGGCATGTTGTGTTCAATGAactttcttttcccttctctAATATTCAATCACCTTCTCCTTGTACAGCTTGTCCATATTTTCCTTTCACTATTCCCATTTTTCCTTCCTCTACTACTCATATTTCCCCTTCCATCTCAAACTTTACACCTACTCCCttatcctcttcttcttccttaccTTCCTCATTTTTCATCTCTCCGTCTGCACCACCTTCTGATTCACCCACTACAGCCACCTCTCTTCCTCCATCACCACAACCTTCTACTTTTTCCACCATCTTGGTAGAGGACTTGCATATCTCTCCAGAGTAAACCAGACCACCAACTCACAATGATCACCCCATGGTGACAAGGTCAAAGTCTGGAATTTACAAGCCTAAGCTACTTTTGAGCACTCTTGCAGGACTTCAGGTTGAACCATCTACTTACAGCTAGGCCGTCAAACATGCTCAGTGACAACATGCTAAGCAAGCTGTTGGTAAAGTCATTAGCTGTAAGTCTTGATTAAGAACAAGACTTGGCACTTGGTTCCTTCTCCTGCTTATGGTAAAGTCATTAGCTGTAAGTGGGTATAAGAGCTTAAACTGAAAGCTGATGGTAGTATTGATCGATAGAaagctcgtttggtagctaaaGGCTATCACCAACCAGATGGCTTggatttttttgaaacattcaGCCCGGTAGTCAAGCCTGTTACAATTCGTGTGGTTCTCACCTTTACCATCTCTCAAAATTGGCCTATTTGACAGTTACATGTCTAAAATGTGTTTTTGCATGACGACCttattgaagaaatttttatgaTGCAACCACCAGGTTTTGTTCACCCTGAATTCCCCAATCATGTGTGTAAATTGGAGAAAGCACTCTACGGTCTCAAACAATCTCCATGTGCTTGGTTCACCACCAAACTAAGCCATGCTCTTTCTCAGTGGGGCTTCACTAGTTCTCTTGCAGATTCTTCCATGTTCATCTACAAGtcaaattctatttttcttgtCATACTCATCTATGTTGATGACATCATTACGGTCACTCATTCTGAGTCTATTTCCCAGCTCGTCCTTTCACTTGGTCATCATTTTGCCATTAAAGATCTGAGACTTCTTCACTATTTCTTAGTCATAAAGGTGCATCGTTCTACTTCTGGTCTACATCTCAGTCAGCATAAGTACATCACAGATCTTCTTGCTTGCACCTCCATGACTGATTCTAAGTCGGTTCATTCCCCTATGGCTTCTGGTTATGCTCTATCCATTCATGATGGGACTCCTCTTGAAGATGGCACTACATACAGAAGTGTAGTTGGGGCACTTCAGTATTGCACATTAACAAGGCCTAATATTTCCTTTGTTGTAAATAAAGTTtgccaatttatgcattctcCTTCTAATGTTCATTGGCAGGTTATAAAACGCACTTTACACTATCTGAAAGGGACTTCTCATTATGGCCTTTCAATCCAAGCCACTCCAGATTACAATTTAACATGTTTCTCATATATTCCTTCGCATTTATTTCATTGTAATTGAGACAAGAAATATACCAGAATTATTTTCTTcctcctctattttcttttatggctttcttctttttcttctcctccaaCTTAAAGTTTTTCTCTATCTAGTCGTAGCCTCAAAATTATGTAATAGTgtactacaaaaaaaaaaaagtcttttttaAGCAGGTTTATTTTTGGCttttaaaatacatgttttgtaggaaaaaataattctaaaaatatgcactcaaataataacaatgattaaaaGTTCAAAATTACCCTTTAAATTTCATTAGAGGATGAACCACTGATTGTTTGATCTTATCCCACAATATCATCaaagaaatcaaacaaaatcaTCTTGAGATGATATGATAGGTCTCAAAACGAAACACTCTAGATCAAGACCTAAGAACACTTCACTAATCCCTTTATAAACAAAATAGTTTCACAGGAATTATCTTGATTGTCGAATATCATTGAGAAATAGTTATTTAACGATTTCTTACAATTCTTCCTAATATGGAATCCGTGAAAATTCAAGTTTGTAATTGAAATGAGTTTTGTACACACCGTAGTCTTCTTTCAATCATTTTCAATTGTAATATAAGCAACAATGATAGAAAACAGTCCACTTTATCTCCTTTTTGAATATGACCCTATTGACTTAAGATATCCCCCATATCCTTTAAAGCCAAGTGGAACTCTCGTCTTGAATTGGCACCAGGGTTGACATATGACCCTATTGACTCAAATATTCCCCCTATTCTCATTTTGAATTGCCATGAGGGTTTGCTCACCatgctttcctttctttcctgcAACCCAactaattcatattttttttaaaatcttaatatAACAAGTCAAGATACCTCCATcatgttttgtaatttttacaCATGACACGTGACAAACCAATATGACACATTATTTTTCGTTTTTATCCCTCTTCTTCCATTTTACCTAGAATGTGATGtcacttttgattttttttttatattttaaatatgctatttacatatttttttgatgaaatctttataattattttttcatatttattaattatttatggatactttaaaataagataataatatataataaattaatataaaaataaatacataatgaacacattcaaaattttaggacataagattttatatattcatgttaaataaaatatttatttatttgtatcatATATAAacgaaattaaaatatttttatcatattattttattatttatattattttaaaattttcttgtgaTAATCAAAATCAATGAACATGGTTTTAACTTTTTACTGATGCTAATTTCATTGTAattggttaaaatatttaattttttatttatataaaacaaaaatatgactATGGTTCtaactttttgtttggttaaaattatgaattttttatttatataaaataaaaaataaaatatatttttagtaaaaattgtatttactattttatatgaattttctcttaattttattaggaattattattattattattttgcataAAAAATGTACACCTTTCAAGTCCCCTAAGAAAAAACACCCACAAGGGCACCAAGAAAAAATAGAACACCctcaagaaatataaaatattaaatatgctataaaatatgagatgttGTACTACTATGGTaatttgtggatgatcatccataaatattttgtgtaactccctataaaagggagagacCCTAATGAAATTCAAGAGAGTTTTCTCATGCATTCTATtatctctttcttgtttttttcttttcttactttgttttacaacacgttatcaacACGAATAatctctacaaaagaaatataaagaTTTTTCTCTATTCAAAGAAATAAGAAAGACATTCTTTCGtttagagaaatagaaagatcttctctcttctttctcacaaaaaggtatgtgataaacttatatTGTGATTTTTTACTTTATCACCCTTTGActctctattttcatttattttatttgaatacataaattTGTACAATCcgtataaccagaagttatgagataaattataaattgtaggGTAAAtttataaccagaagttatgaaaaatatgtgcaatccctataaccaaaagttatgaaaaaaattataaaattacaaatacatgaccagaagttatgtatatgatccctaataaagtaaataaataaataaacgtccatagcctgaagctatgtacaaatctACATAATGAAATTTCATAGCCCAAAGCTATGCACAAATCTGcccaatgaatagttcatagctTGAAACtatatacaaatttatatatatatatatatatataacagttcataacttgaagttatgtacaaatttaaatattttcttgttttgacaaaataatcatgaCCTAAAGCtatgaaatatattaatttttaatttcttttaattatattgtgtaattcgaagttatacataaatagttcatagctTGAAACTATGTACAAAATtgcatattttcttgtttttgacaaaatgatcataatttaaagttatgaaaaatattggcttttaattttttattttgtactcacttatttttcacaacagaaattatgaaaaa
Above is a window of Vitis vinifera cultivar Pinot Noir 40024 chromosome 11, ASM3070453v1 DNA encoding:
- the LOC100250972 gene encoding syntaxin-32, producing the protein MSMKSAQSSYRDRTQEFLNVAERLKKSFSSAAPNAVTSSGAKPDGTRSSLAIQKEFKDRASRIGYGIHQTSQKLAKLAKLAKRTSVFDDPTMEIQELTAVVKQDITALNAAVVDLQLLCNSQNESGNISSDTTSHSTTVVDDLKNRLMSATKEFKDVLTMRTENLKVHENRRQLFSSTASKESTNPFVRQRPLAAKSTATASSSPPPWANESSSSSPLFPRKQGNVESQPLLQQQQQQQQLVPLQDSYMQSRAEALQNVESTIHELSNIFTQLATMVSQQGELAIRIDENMEDTLANVEGAQGQLVRYLNSISSNRWLMIKIFFVLIVFLMIFLFFVA